Proteins from a single region of Thamnophis elegans isolate rThaEle1 chromosome 17, rThaEle1.pri, whole genome shotgun sequence:
- the LOC116519837 gene encoding SLAM family member 5-like has protein sequence MDSHCVLLAVLLLFCSAGASDSPWKAVRVGDAVTFPVVPPKGQRLTNILLRDSSRQQAVAIWMDSKEITVVDIKYAGRVTFQMDEMAFRIANLSLDDGGKYETSTGFTSSSPVLLGSFLVAVFNVTQRISPLKNDSCLIYLDCEAGMGPGHRVTYAWKDTKAGTTLSREARLTQLVHTDQQRDYACVAQSSAGQSTLSFVLQHPCVPSAASPGPWALGSLLVMAALLLLLL, from the exons ATGGACTCCCACTGTGTCCTCCTGgccgtcctcctcctcttctgctcgGCAG GAGCATCTGACTCCCCCTGGAAGGCGGTTCGTGTGGGAGATGCCGTCACGTTCCCCGTGGTGCCTCCGAAGGGCCAGAGACTGACCAACATCCTCCTGAGGGACTCCTCCCGGCAACAGGCGGTGGCCATCTGGATGGACTCCAAGGAGATCACCGTGGTAGACATCAAGTACGCCGGCCGGGTGACCTTCCAGATGGACGAGATGGCCTTCAGAATTGCCAACCTCAGCCTGGACGATGGGGGCAAATACGAAACCTCCACCGgcttcacctcctcctccccaGTGTTGCTTGGCAGCTTCCTGGTGGCCGTATTCA ACGTCACCCAAAGGATCTCCCCCTTGAAGAACGATTCCTGCCTCATCTACCTGGACTGCGAGGCAGGGATGGGACCTGGCCACAGAGTGACCTACGCCTGGAAGGACACGAAGGCCGGCACCACCCTCAGCCGGGAAGCCAGGCTCACACAGCTTGTGCACACTGACCAGCAAAGGGACTACGCCTGCGTGGCCCAGAGCTCCGCCGGCCAGAGCACCCTCAGCTTCGTCCTCCAGCATCCCTGCGTGCCTAGCGCTGCAAGTCCAG GACCCTGGGCGCTGGGCTCTCTCCTGGTGATGgccgctttgctgctgctgctgctgtga